A single region of the Roseivivax sp. THAF197b genome encodes:
- a CDS encoding lysophospholipid acyltransferase family protein: MPTDRQIARQISYAHSAQGPGGRAIIRALETATGRIGLIRRAAGYETEIAAGADFWQVMVDRYGLALDVVHGTLSNIPADGPLVVVANHPYGILDGLILGHLLAMTRGDFRILAHKVFLQARELENVILPVNFDESKAAMAENLAVRKTALDYLGQGGAIGIFPGGTVSTSATPMGRPMDPSWRSFTARMVARSGATVVPVYFDGANSRLFQLASHLHYTLRMGLLIREFKRQTDKPVRISIGKPIDPGEIAARARDPRVLMDFLRKSTYALSPTPCAAATRGFEFDAAWKRREG; this comes from the coding sequence ATGCCCACAGATCGCCAGATCGCCCGCCAGATCAGCTATGCCCATTCCGCGCAAGGTCCGGGTGGTCGCGCCATCATCCGCGCGCTCGAAACCGCAACAGGCCGCATCGGGCTCATCCGCCGCGCGGCGGGCTACGAGACCGAGATCGCGGCGGGCGCGGATTTCTGGCAGGTCATGGTGGACCGCTACGGCCTTGCACTCGACGTGGTGCATGGCACGCTGAGCAATATCCCGGCGGATGGTCCGCTCGTCGTGGTGGCCAATCACCCCTACGGAATCCTCGACGGTCTGATCCTCGGGCATCTTCTGGCAATGACGCGCGGCGATTTCCGCATTCTCGCGCACAAGGTTTTCCTGCAGGCCCGCGAGTTGGAAAACGTGATCCTGCCGGTGAATTTCGACGAGAGCAAAGCGGCCATGGCCGAGAACCTCGCCGTGCGGAAGACCGCGCTTGACTACCTCGGGCAGGGCGGGGCGATCGGCATCTTCCCCGGCGGCACGGTATCCACGTCGGCGACCCCAATGGGCCGCCCGATGGATCCCAGCTGGCGCAGCTTCACCGCCCGGATGGTGGCCCGTTCGGGCGCCACGGTGGTGCCGGTCTATTTCGACGGGGCCAATTCGCGGCTGTTCCAGCTGGCGAGCCATCTGCATTACACGCTGCGGATGGGGCTTCTGATCCGGGAATTCAAACGCCAGACCGACAAGCCCGTGCGCATCAGCATTGGCAAACCCATCGATCCCGGCGAAATCGCCGCCCGGGCGCGGGATCCGCGCGTCCTGATGGATTTCCTGCGCAAATCCACGTATGCGCTGTCTCCAACGCCCTGTGCCGCCGCAACGCGCGGCTTTGAATTTGACGCGGCGTGGAAAAGGCGCGAAGGCTGA
- a CDS encoding thiamine phosphate synthase, producing the protein MAEDDRPQLYLVTPPEIDLLAFPERLATVLDAHDVACLRLSLATRDEDTLLRAADAVREVAHAHDIALVIDTHIVLAQRLGLDGVHFPDGGRSVRAARKELGPDAIVGASCGTSRHDGMNAGEAGADYVAFGPVGGTTLGDGSVAERELFEWWSEMIELPVVAEGGVTEALVRELTPVVDFFSIGEEIWRTEDPAKALGTLVAAMDQG; encoded by the coding sequence ATGGCCGAGGATGACCGCCCGCAACTCTATCTCGTCACCCCGCCCGAGATTGACCTCTTGGCCTTTCCCGAGCGGCTCGCGACCGTGCTCGACGCCCATGACGTGGCCTGCCTGCGCCTGAGCCTCGCCACCCGCGACGAGGACACGCTGCTGCGCGCCGCCGATGCCGTGCGCGAGGTTGCCCATGCCCATGACATCGCCCTGGTGATCGACACGCATATCGTGCTGGCGCAACGCCTCGGCCTCGACGGGGTGCATTTCCCCGATGGCGGTCGCTCCGTCCGCGCCGCGCGGAAGGAACTCGGCCCCGATGCCATTGTCGGCGCCTCCTGCGGCACGTCGCGCCATGACGGCATGAATGCAGGCGAAGCGGGCGCCGATTACGTGGCCTTCGGGCCGGTCGGCGGCACCACGTTGGGCGATGGCAGCGTGGCTGAGCGCGAATTGTTCGAATGGTGGTCCGAGATGATCGAACTTCCGGTCGTGGCCGAAGGCGGGGTGACCGAGGCGCTGGTGCGCGAGCTGACCCCGGTGGTCGACTTCTTCTCCATCGGAGAGGAGATCTGGCGCACCGAGGACCCCGCAAAGGCCCTCGGCACATTGGTCGCCGCGATGGATCAGGGATAG
- a CDS encoding glutamate racemase — protein sequence MAIGVFDSGLGGLTVLDAVTKRLPDTPLIYLGDNAHTPYGVREADDIYDLTTKGVERLWAEGCDLVILACNTASAAALRRMQEAWVPRDKRVLGVFVPLIEALTERQWGDNSPPREVAVNSVALFATPATVRSRAFQRELSFRAVGVDVEAQACGGLVDAIEEGDMILAEALVRSHVDALKRKMPEPDAAILGCTHYPLMEDIFRDALGPNVSVYSQPSVVAESLADYLSRHPEMQGQGSEARFLTTGDPARVSGQATTFLRRRIAFEAA from the coding sequence ATGGCCATCGGCGTATTTGATTCGGGACTGGGCGGGCTGACCGTGCTGGACGCGGTGACGAAGCGTTTGCCGGACACGCCGCTGATTTATCTCGGCGACAATGCCCATACGCCCTACGGCGTGCGCGAAGCCGATGACATCTACGATCTGACCACCAAGGGGGTGGAGCGGCTCTGGGCGGAAGGCTGCGATCTGGTGATCCTGGCCTGCAACACGGCCTCCGCGGCCGCCCTCCGCCGGATGCAGGAGGCATGGGTGCCGCGCGACAAGCGCGTCCTTGGGGTCTTCGTGCCGCTCATTGAGGCGCTGACGGAACGGCAATGGGGCGACAATTCCCCGCCGCGCGAGGTCGCGGTGAATTCCGTGGCGCTGTTCGCCACGCCCGCCACCGTGCGCAGCCGGGCGTTTCAGCGCGAGCTCAGCTTCCGCGCCGTGGGCGTCGATGTGGAGGCGCAGGCCTGCGGCGGGCTCGTCGATGCCATCGAAGAGGGCGACATGATCCTCGCCGAGGCGCTGGTGCGCTCCCACGTGGACGCGCTCAAGCGCAAGATGCCGGAGCCTGACGCCGCGATCCTCGGCTGCACGCATTACCCGCTGATGGAAGACATCTTCCGCGACGCGCTGGGCCCGAATGTTTCGGTCTATTCCCAGCCCTCCGTCGTGGCCGAAAGCCTCGCCGATTACCTTTCCCGCCATCCGGAGATGCAGGGGCAGGGGAGCGAAGCACGGTTCCTCACCACGGGCGATCCGGCCCGTGTCTCGGGTCAGGCGACCACGTTCCTCCGACGACGGATCGCCTTCGAGGCGGCCTGA
- a CDS encoding RNA methyltransferase, which translates to MPTEPAPQPAFVLVQPQMGENIGAAARAMWNFGLEHMRLVAPRDGWPNPKAVAMACGAGRLLDAAQVFETTADAVGEADFVLATTARPRGLTKPVYSPEEAMSEIAARIQDGQKAAVLFGPERAGLENSDIALANGIISVPVNPDFPSLNLAQCVLLTGYEWRRATSEVTPRVLEMAGTDWANQAEIDALSRHYEERMEEAGFFFPDHKAETMKRNLRNLWSRMPLTRSDVQTFHGMLRQLVRWKDRGG; encoded by the coding sequence ATGCCGACCGAGCCCGCACCGCAGCCCGCCTTCGTCCTCGTTCAGCCGCAAATGGGCGAGAATATTGGTGCTGCGGCGCGTGCGATGTGGAATTTCGGCCTCGAGCACATGCGCCTTGTGGCGCCGCGCGACGGCTGGCCCAATCCAAAGGCCGTGGCGATGGCCTGTGGCGCGGGGCGGCTTCTCGACGCGGCGCAGGTGTTTGAGACGACGGCCGATGCGGTGGGCGAGGCCGATTTCGTGCTGGCCACCACGGCGCGCCCGCGCGGGCTGACAAAGCCCGTCTATTCCCCCGAAGAGGCGATGTCCGAGATCGCCGCGCGCATCCAGGATGGGCAGAAGGCTGCCGTGCTTTTCGGGCCGGAACGTGCGGGGCTCGAGAACAGCGATATCGCGCTTGCCAATGGCATCATCTCGGTGCCGGTCAACCCCGATTTCCCCTCGCTCAACCTTGCGCAATGCGTGCTGCTGACGGGCTATGAATGGCGCCGTGCCACGTCGGAGGTGACCCCGCGCGTTCTGGAGATGGCCGGGACCGACTGGGCCAATCAGGCTGAGATCGACGCGCTATCGCGCCATTACGAGGAGCGGATGGAGGAGGCGGGGTTCTTCTTTCCCGACCACAAGGCCGAGACCATGAAGCGCAACCTGCGCAATCTGTGGTCGCGGATGCCGCTCACCCGCTCGGATGTGCAGACCTTCCATGGCATGCTGCGTCAATTGGTGCGGTGGAAAGACCGGGGGGGCTGA
- the argC gene encoding N-acetyl-gamma-glutamyl-phosphate reductase produces the protein MPYKIAIIGASGYTGAELLRLIATHPELEIAALAANSKAGQTMAQVFPHLRHLDLPTLVTWEEIDFSAIDLCFCALPHKTSQEVISKLPKHLKIVDLSADFRLRDPEEYTRWYGNAHAAVEMQGEAVYGLTEFYRDEIKAARLVAGTGCNAATGQYVLRPLIAAGVIGLDDIILDLKCGVSGAGRSLKENLLHAELSEGTNAYAVGGTHRHLGEFDQEFSALAGRDVKIQFTPHLLPMNRGILATAYVSGAAQAVHDALSAAYADEPFIELLPMGETPSTHHVRGSNFCHIGVVADRIEGRAIVVAALDNLTKGSSGQALQNANLMLGIAETTGLMLAPCYP, from the coding sequence ATGCCGTACAAAATCGCCATCATCGGAGCGTCGGGCTATACCGGCGCCGAACTTCTCAGGCTCATCGCCACCCATCCGGAGCTGGAAATCGCAGCCCTCGCGGCCAATTCCAAGGCCGGTCAGACCATGGCGCAGGTCTTCCCGCATCTGCGCCATCTCGACCTGCCGACCCTCGTCACCTGGGAAGAGATCGACTTCTCCGCGATCGACCTGTGTTTCTGCGCCCTGCCGCACAAGACGAGCCAGGAGGTGATCTCGAAACTGCCCAAGCATCTCAAGATCGTCGATCTGTCAGCGGATTTCCGGCTGCGCGATCCCGAAGAATATACCCGCTGGTATGGCAATGCGCATGCTGCGGTCGAGATGCAGGGCGAGGCCGTCTACGGCCTGACCGAGTTCTACCGCGACGAGATCAAGGCCGCCCGGCTGGTCGCGGGCACCGGCTGCAACGCGGCCACCGGCCAATACGTGCTGCGCCCGCTGATCGCCGCGGGTGTGATCGGGCTCGACGACATCATCCTAGACCTGAAATGCGGTGTGTCGGGGGCAGGCCGGTCGCTGAAGGAAAACCTGCTGCATGCGGAGCTCTCCGAGGGCACAAATGCTTATGCCGTGGGCGGCACGCACCGGCATCTGGGCGAATTCGATCAGGAATTTTCCGCCCTTGCGGGGCGCGATGTGAAGATCCAGTTCACGCCCCATCTTCTGCCCATGAACCGGGGTATCCTGGCCACGGCCTATGTTTCGGGCGCGGCGCAGGCGGTGCATGACGCGCTATCAGCCGCCTATGCGGACGAGCCCTTCATCGAGCTTCTGCCCATGGGTGAGACGCCGTCCACGCATCACGTGCGGGGCTCGAACTTCTGCCATATCGGGGTGGTGGCCGACCGCATTGAAGGCCGGGCCATCGTCGTGGCTGCCCTTGACAACTTGACAAAGGGATCGTCGGGCCAGGCGCTTCAGAACGCCAACCTGATGCTGGGGATCGCAGAGACGACGGGACTGATGCTCGCGCCCTGCTATCCCTGA